One Pseudomonadota bacterium genomic region harbors:
- a CDS encoding nucleotidyltransferase: MTDASAQPLVRALTDLLAVLQAAGAPHMIIGGLAAIARGVVRHTDDADATVWSVDLDLPRLLATLSRRGIVGRITDVEAFAAESQVLLLVHEPTGVPMDITLAWLPFERAALSRAEIVSVAGIHIPIATAQDLIIYKTVAWRDRDKRDVEDLLRLHRGKVDLEYVRETIDAFAQAIDEPERASELEALIARADSEP, from the coding sequence GTGACCGACGCGTCGGCTCAGCCGCTCGTACGTGCACTAACTGACCTGCTAGCGGTGCTGCAGGCCGCGGGAGCCCCGCACATGATTATTGGCGGCCTCGCGGCGATCGCGAGGGGCGTGGTGCGCCACACCGACGATGCGGACGCGACCGTGTGGTCCGTTGATCTCGACCTGCCCCGCTTGCTGGCAACCCTGAGCCGCCGCGGAATCGTGGGCCGCATCACGGACGTCGAGGCCTTCGCAGCTGAGAGCCAGGTGCTGCTCTTGGTTCATGAGCCCACGGGCGTGCCCATGGATATCACGCTCGCCTGGCTTCCGTTCGAGCGCGCCGCGCTTTCGCGAGCCGAGATTGTCTCGGTCGCCGGCATCCACATTCCTATAGCGACCGCACAGGACCTCATCATCTACAAGACCGTCGCCTGGCGCGATCGCGACAAGCGGGACGTGGAGGACCTGCTTCGCCTCCATCGAGGTAAGGTCGACCTCGAGTACGTTCGCGAGACGATCGACGCCTTCGCACAGGCTATCGACGAGCCTGAGCGCGCCAGTGAACTCGAGGCGTTGATCGCGCGCGCCGACAGCGAACCCTAG